Proteins encoded within one genomic window of Stigmatella aurantiaca:
- a CDS encoding GMC oxidoreductase, which translates to MDCDWLIIGSGFGGSVSALRLTEKGYRVLMLEKGRRLQAQDFPKTNWNLKRWLWMPQLGWRGLFKMTFFRHVTVLSGVGVGGGSLVYANTLPIPKDYFFQNGDWSHLADWKSELAPHYREAQRMLGARVNPLRTLPDQLLQEVGQEMGRTDFQPTSVAVYFGEPGVTVPDPFFGGEGPPRTGCNACGGCMLGCRHGAKNTLDKNYLYLAEKRGLSIHADTEATWVRPLPGGGYEVEALEGASFFRRKRRFTAHHVIFAGGVLGTVDLLLKLKASPGGLPRLSDRLGEAVRTNSEAIIGVVSLRKEQDLSRGIAIGSILHTDEHSHLETVRYSAGSGFFRMLGAPYVTGEGMVTRLARLLGSMLRHPLKLMRVLTVRDYAKQTIILLYMRALDGHLSMKRGRGALTGLRPGLVTSLQAGPAPTANIPEAAELARRVAEKVDGMPMSLVNETVLGIPTTAHILGGCCMGESAESGVIDAQHRVFGYEGLYVVDGSAVSANPGVNPSLTITALAERAMTFIPAKKALAPTG; encoded by the coding sequence ATGGACTGCGACTGGCTCATCATCGGCTCGGGGTTCGGCGGCAGCGTGAGCGCGCTGCGGCTGACGGAGAAGGGCTACCGGGTGCTGATGCTGGAGAAGGGCCGCCGTCTCCAGGCCCAGGACTTCCCGAAGACGAACTGGAACCTCAAGCGGTGGCTGTGGATGCCGCAGCTCGGCTGGCGCGGGCTGTTCAAGATGACCTTCTTCCGCCACGTCACCGTGCTGTCGGGCGTGGGGGTGGGGGGCGGCTCGCTCGTCTACGCCAACACGCTGCCCATCCCGAAGGACTACTTCTTCCAGAACGGGGACTGGAGCCACCTGGCGGACTGGAAGAGCGAGCTGGCGCCGCACTACCGCGAGGCGCAGCGGATGCTCGGGGCGAGGGTGAACCCGCTGCGCACGCTGCCGGATCAGCTGCTCCAGGAGGTGGGCCAGGAGATGGGCCGCACGGACTTCCAGCCCACCTCCGTGGCCGTCTACTTCGGGGAGCCGGGCGTCACCGTGCCGGACCCCTTCTTCGGAGGAGAGGGGCCCCCGCGCACCGGATGCAACGCCTGCGGCGGCTGCATGCTGGGGTGCCGGCACGGGGCGAAGAACACGCTCGACAAGAACTACCTGTACCTCGCGGAGAAGCGCGGGTTGTCCATTCATGCGGACACGGAGGCCACCTGGGTGCGTCCGCTGCCCGGGGGGGGCTACGAGGTGGAGGCCCTGGAGGGCGCCTCGTTCTTCCGCCGCAAGCGCCGCTTCACCGCGCACCACGTCATCTTCGCCGGGGGAGTGCTGGGCACGGTGGACCTGCTGCTCAAGCTGAAGGCGAGCCCCGGCGGGCTGCCCCGGCTGTCGGACCGGCTGGGGGAGGCGGTGCGCACCAACTCCGAGGCCATCATCGGCGTGGTGTCCCTGCGCAAGGAGCAGGACCTGTCCCGGGGCATCGCCATTGGCTCCATCCTGCACACGGATGAGCACTCGCACCTGGAGACGGTGCGCTACTCGGCGGGCTCGGGGTTCTTCCGGATGCTGGGCGCGCCCTACGTCACGGGCGAGGGGATGGTGACGCGGCTGGCCCGGCTCCTGGGCAGCATGCTGCGCCATCCGCTCAAGTTGATGCGGGTGCTGACCGTCCGCGACTACGCCAAGCAGACCATCATCCTCCTTTATATGCGCGCCCTCGATGGACACCTGAGCATGAAGCGGGGGCGGGGCGCGCTGACGGGGCTGCGCCCGGGGCTTGTCACGTCGCTGCAGGCGGGGCCCGCGCCCACGGCCAACATCCCCGAGGCGGCGGAGCTGGCGCGCCGGGTGGCCGAGAAGGTGGACGGCATGCCCATGAGCCTGGTCAACGAGACGGTGCTGGGCATTCCCACGACGGCCCACATCCTGGGGGGCTGCTGCATGGGCGAGTCGGCCGAGTCGGGCGTCATCGACGCCCAGCACCGGGTGTTCGGCTACGAGGGGCTCTACGTGGTGGACGGCTCGGCGGTGTCCGCCAATCCCGGCGTCAACCCGTCCCTGACCATCACCGCGCTGGCCGAGCGGGCCATGACCTTCATTCCGGCGAAGAAGGCCCTGGCCCCCACGGGGTGA
- the xth gene encoding exodeoxyribonuclease III codes for MKIASWNVNSVRARQERLVNWLKAHQPDVLCLQELKCVDADFPTEAVREAGYHAVTHGQKTYNGVAILAKTEPTDVVRGLSDDVEDSHARLIAATVNGVRVVSAYVPNGQAVDSPAYVYKLEWYARLRRYLDTRHKPDQALVLCGDWNVAPEPIDVYDPAAWEGQTLFTLKERDALQRMCAFGLADTFRKLHPTLEKKFSWWDYRGLSFPKNLGVRIDHIFATAPLVERLVKAEIDREERKGKQPSDHAPVWSEFRD; via the coding sequence ATGAAGATCGCCAGCTGGAACGTGAACTCGGTGAGGGCGCGGCAGGAGCGCCTGGTGAACTGGCTGAAGGCCCACCAGCCGGACGTGCTGTGCCTCCAGGAGCTGAAGTGCGTGGACGCGGACTTCCCCACGGAGGCGGTCCGCGAGGCCGGCTACCACGCCGTCACCCATGGGCAGAAGACGTACAACGGCGTGGCCATCCTCGCGAAGACGGAGCCCACGGACGTGGTGCGCGGCCTGTCGGATGACGTGGAGGACTCCCACGCGCGGCTCATCGCGGCCACCGTGAACGGGGTCCGCGTGGTCAGCGCCTACGTGCCCAACGGCCAGGCGGTGGACTCCCCGGCCTACGTCTACAAGCTGGAGTGGTACGCGCGGCTGCGGCGCTACCTGGACACGCGGCACAAGCCGGATCAGGCGCTGGTGCTGTGCGGGGACTGGAACGTGGCCCCCGAGCCCATCGACGTGTACGATCCGGCGGCCTGGGAGGGGCAGACGCTCTTCACGCTGAAGGAGCGGGACGCGCTGCAGCGCATGTGCGCCTTCGGGCTGGCGGACACGTTCCGCAAGCTGCACCCCACGCTGGAGAAGAAGTTCAGCTGGTGGGACTACCGGGGCCTGTCGTTCCCCAAGAACCTGGGCGTGCGCATCGACCACATCTTCGCCACCGCGCCCCTGGTGGAGCGGCTGGTGAAGGCGGAGATCGACCGGGAAGAGCGCAAGGGCAAGCAGCCGTCGGACCACGCCCCCGTCTGGTCCGAATTCCGGGACTGA
- a CDS encoding tetratricopeptide repeat protein: MKKRSPKSRLLPSLLPAVAALIFAAQQGLQDSTPPAPVPTVPRAFLPEAELPLGPVERAEGVEHALQTDVPEAPADPLNLPHEHLYRVNHLARARTLSELGDPAGAITECRRALHDDPGHEEALRLLARLAPRAGSPDLALLALARLGDQFPEDASPLIQQARLLVTLGRFPEAVRVGEEALLREPEEAEVYQVLGRAHLATGALPEAILRLQQAVHLDPEHGHALNNLGFAWLRANENQKAAEVLARAAALLPHVGHVHNNLGVAYERLGRMAEAQAAYAAATQLSPRYVKARVNAHRMNAVARLQGTPALLEEPRVPVSQELER, translated from the coding sequence ATGAAGAAGAGGTCCCCCAAGTCCCGCCTGCTGCCGTCCCTCTTGCCCGCCGTGGCGGCCCTGATCTTCGCCGCCCAGCAGGGGCTCCAGGACTCGACCCCTCCCGCCCCCGTCCCCACGGTCCCCAGGGCCTTCCTGCCGGAGGCGGAGCTTCCCCTGGGGCCGGTGGAGCGCGCCGAGGGGGTGGAGCACGCGCTCCAAACGGACGTCCCGGAGGCTCCCGCCGACCCCCTCAACCTTCCCCACGAGCACCTCTACCGGGTGAACCACCTGGCCCGGGCCCGGACCCTGAGCGAGCTGGGCGACCCGGCCGGGGCCATCACCGAGTGCCGGCGCGCCCTGCACGACGACCCCGGACACGAGGAGGCCTTGCGGCTCCTGGCCCGCCTGGCGCCGCGCGCGGGGAGCCCGGACCTGGCCCTGTTGGCCCTGGCCCGCCTGGGGGACCAGTTCCCGGAGGACGCCTCCCCGCTCATCCAGCAGGCGCGCCTGCTCGTCACCCTGGGCCGGTTCCCAGAGGCCGTGCGCGTGGGCGAAGAGGCCCTCCTACGGGAGCCCGAGGAGGCCGAGGTGTACCAGGTGCTCGGCCGGGCCCACCTGGCCACGGGCGCGCTCCCCGAGGCCATCCTCCGCCTCCAGCAGGCCGTTCACCTGGATCCCGAGCACGGCCACGCGCTCAACAACCTGGGCTTCGCCTGGCTGCGCGCCAACGAGAACCAGAAGGCCGCCGAGGTGCTCGCCCGCGCCGCGGCCCTGCTCCCCCATGTGGGCCACGTCCACAACAACCTGGGGGTGGCCTACGAGCGGCTCGGCCGCATGGCCGAGGCCCAGGCCGCCTACGCCGCCGCCACCCAGCTCTCCCCGCGCTACGTCAAGGCACGCGTCAACGCCCACCGCATGAACGCCGTGGCCCGCCTCCAGGGGACGCCCGCCCTCCTGGAGGAGCCCCGGGTTCCGGTTTCTCAAGAGTTGGAGCGGTAG
- a CDS encoding penicillin-binding protein 1A has translation MSTPPDALPPSEPPQVPPPPSRPGPGARIWKWTKRLLIAAGVALVLAGIAGVSAYSYFSQGLPSVEALRNYQPPQVTKVTCGDGSLCAEFYNERRTLVRIEDLPAHVRNAFLAAEDADFYKHEGLDFFGITRAALKNLIPGSRKSGASTITQQVVKNLLLTPERSLTRKIREWILTPRVEEAFTKDQILNLYVNQIYYGQRRYGLEEAALFYFGKHAKDLSLGEATVLAGTPQSPHRINPVTNIVRAKSRQKYVLEQMARNGFASRQDVDAEMEKPIVLAPRQTPRVGAYYAEEMRRTLIERYGEKAVLEGGLRVQIAMEPKHQAVAEEAVRNGLEALDRRQGYRGPLGTVEAQRFGRMKDLIAHRIDEAGRRQKDAEYVADLSPLAKAAPEPEATGDEGAEEQRPELTPEEEAPPSAEEALVGSVPLVPLKEGLRLAGYIASVDDKRNVARVDLVSRTAEISLPTVKWARMKGKGAPAKISDVFTPGELVLVRITKPTPAPAAVEATLDQIPVAQGGLVVIRPADRHVLALVGGYDFDRSSFNRATQAKRQPGSSFKPFLYAAALGSGRYTPLSTVNDAPEAIRDPYTGKQWKPKNFDNRFEGPMTLREALTKSKNTVSVRLIESLTPAAVIDYARRAGISSALPENLTLALGTGEVTMLEAANAYATLQANGRYADPLLLLRVQDAQGLVLEEHQPAFEEKLPPAVAYLTTTLMRSVVEEGTAKAVRELNRPAAGKTGTTNESKDTWFSGYTMDYVASAWVGFDDNTPLGSTETGGRAALPIWLDFMRVAHEGLPVRDFEVPPGIIAVRIDPSTGLLAGNAVPGRLESFMEGTQPTAEAPPPGQVDPSGFFLEDGNRRGL, from the coding sequence ATGTCCACGCCTCCCGACGCCCTTCCTCCTTCCGAACCGCCCCAGGTTCCCCCTCCTCCCTCCCGCCCCGGGCCCGGCGCCCGCATCTGGAAGTGGACGAAGCGGCTGCTCATCGCCGCGGGAGTGGCCCTGGTGCTGGCGGGCATCGCGGGCGTGAGCGCCTACTCCTACTTCAGCCAGGGCCTGCCTTCCGTGGAGGCCCTGCGCAACTACCAGCCTCCGCAGGTGACGAAGGTCACCTGTGGGGATGGCTCGCTCTGCGCCGAGTTCTACAACGAGCGCCGCACGCTGGTGCGCATCGAGGACCTGCCCGCGCACGTGCGCAACGCGTTCCTCGCCGCCGAGGACGCGGACTTCTACAAGCACGAGGGCCTGGACTTCTTCGGCATCACCCGCGCGGCCCTGAAGAACCTCATCCCCGGCAGCCGCAAGTCCGGCGCCTCCACCATCACGCAGCAGGTGGTGAAGAACCTGCTGCTCACCCCGGAGCGGAGCCTCACGCGCAAGATCCGCGAGTGGATCCTCACCCCGCGCGTGGAGGAGGCCTTCACCAAGGATCAGATCCTCAACCTCTACGTCAATCAGATCTACTACGGGCAGCGGCGCTACGGCCTGGAGGAGGCCGCGCTCTTCTACTTCGGCAAGCACGCCAAGGACCTGAGCCTCGGCGAGGCCACGGTGCTGGCCGGCACGCCCCAGTCCCCGCACCGCATCAACCCGGTGACGAACATCGTGCGCGCCAAGTCGCGGCAGAAGTACGTGCTGGAGCAGATGGCGCGCAACGGCTTCGCCTCCCGGCAGGACGTGGACGCGGAGATGGAGAAGCCCATCGTCCTGGCGCCCCGGCAGACGCCCCGCGTGGGCGCCTACTACGCCGAGGAGATGCGCCGCACGCTCATCGAGCGCTACGGGGAGAAGGCGGTACTGGAGGGCGGCCTGCGCGTGCAGATCGCCATGGAGCCCAAGCACCAGGCGGTGGCGGAGGAGGCGGTGCGCAATGGCCTGGAGGCGCTCGACCGGCGCCAGGGCTACCGCGGGCCCCTGGGCACCGTGGAGGCGCAGCGCTTCGGGCGCATGAAGGACCTCATCGCCCACCGCATCGACGAGGCCGGGCGCCGGCAGAAGGACGCGGAGTACGTGGCGGATCTCTCCCCGCTGGCCAAGGCGGCCCCCGAGCCCGAGGCCACGGGCGACGAGGGCGCCGAGGAGCAGCGCCCGGAGCTCACCCCCGAGGAAGAGGCCCCTCCCTCCGCCGAGGAGGCGCTGGTGGGCTCCGTGCCCCTCGTCCCCCTGAAGGAGGGACTGCGCCTGGCCGGCTACATCGCCTCGGTGGATGACAAGCGGAACGTGGCCCGGGTGGACCTCGTCAGCCGCACCGCGGAAATCTCCCTGCCCACGGTGAAGTGGGCCCGGATGAAGGGCAAGGGCGCGCCCGCGAAGATCTCCGATGTGTTCACGCCGGGCGAGCTGGTGCTCGTGCGCATCACCAAGCCCACCCCGGCGCCCGCCGCCGTGGAGGCCACGCTGGATCAGATCCCCGTGGCGCAAGGGGGCCTCGTCGTCATCCGGCCCGCGGACCGGCACGTGCTGGCGCTGGTGGGGGGCTATGACTTCGACCGCTCGTCGTTCAACCGCGCCACGCAGGCCAAGCGGCAGCCGGGCTCGTCCTTCAAGCCCTTCCTCTATGCGGCGGCGCTCGGCAGCGGGCGCTACACGCCGCTGAGCACGGTGAACGATGCGCCCGAGGCCATCCGCGACCCGTACACCGGCAAGCAGTGGAAGCCGAAGAACTTCGACAACCGGTTCGAGGGCCCCATGACGCTGCGCGAGGCGCTCACCAAGTCCAAGAACACCGTGTCCGTGCGGCTCATCGAGTCGCTCACCCCCGCCGCCGTCATCGACTACGCGCGCCGCGCGGGCATCTCCTCGGCGCTGCCGGAGAACCTCACGCTGGCGCTGGGCACCGGCGAGGTGACGATGCTGGAGGCCGCCAACGCCTACGCCACGCTCCAGGCCAACGGCCGCTACGCGGACCCGCTCCTGCTGCTGCGCGTGCAGGACGCGCAGGGCCTCGTGCTGGAGGAGCACCAGCCCGCCTTCGAGGAGAAGCTGCCCCCGGCGGTGGCCTACCTCACCACGACGCTCATGCGCAGCGTCGTCGAGGAGGGCACCGCCAAGGCCGTGCGCGAGCTCAACCGCCCCGCCGCCGGCAAGACGGGCACCACCAACGAGTCCAAGGACACGTGGTTCTCCGGCTACACCATGGACTACGTGGCCAGCGCCTGGGTGGGCTTCGATGACAACACCCCGCTGGGCAGCACGGAGACGGGTGGCCGCGCGGCCCTGCCCATCTGGCTGGACTTCATGCGCGTGGCGCACGAGGGGCTGCCCGTGCGCGACTTCGAAGTGCCCCCCGGCATCATCGCCGTGCGGATCGACCCATCGACCGGGCTGCTCGCCGGCAACGCCGTGCCCGGACGGCTCGAATCCTTCATGGAGGGCACCCAGCCCACCGCCGAGGCGCCGCCCCCGGGCCAGGTGGACCCGAGCGGGTTCTTCCTCGAGGACGGCAACCGGAGAGGTTTGTGA
- a CDS encoding FG-GAP repeat domain-containing protein — MSRLLVPLLLSTVVVASAVAAPAEGPPSVERLAQLVAEDVRAQSPEAPVALHLSGASPEMRRAMGTLLASRLAALELGPMVLEAPSPEAAEALAREKGARALVRLTLSLQEGALHARGDVLGTWANFWSGRTPTRPASPAAVVTRSVEADAGTLALISVVPPPSSTGSVMPLAPVSGSRQVRLMGAVLVQLEQPPAALAAGDLDGDGRDEVAVLTHRAVSVYAADGRLLARRDIEGIPLSSTPPREPFGVVAVLPQPPRLAAWSAHFAHGEVLVLDKAQGALRPIGPLDTAPLGANERASFTPGRTTFAPEVRVGEGQLLSVPAPFVSASLAASQLLFVHPDGGGSLYPRATTPPIRMQGLGAGSALGDLDGDGRPELITTSPLLFPNPDFVRVHALTGDDPTAHSPLWQSTLPVGRALQVVTADLDLDHRREVLVGLWLPDGTGQVFLMRQGAP; from the coding sequence GTGAGCCGCCTTCTCGTCCCGCTCCTCCTGTCCACCGTTGTCGTGGCTTCTGCCGTGGCCGCCCCCGCGGAGGGGCCTCCTTCCGTCGAGCGGCTCGCGCAGCTCGTGGCCGAGGACGTGCGCGCCCAGTCTCCCGAGGCCCCCGTCGCCCTTCACCTGAGCGGCGCCTCGCCCGAGATGCGGCGCGCGATGGGGACCCTGCTCGCCTCGCGGCTGGCCGCGCTGGAGCTGGGCCCGATGGTGCTGGAGGCCCCCTCCCCCGAGGCGGCCGAGGCGCTGGCCCGGGAGAAGGGCGCCCGCGCGCTCGTGCGCCTCACCCTCTCGCTTCAGGAAGGCGCGCTGCATGCCCGGGGCGATGTGCTGGGCACCTGGGCCAACTTCTGGTCCGGGCGCACCCCCACCCGGCCCGCCAGCCCCGCCGCGGTGGTGACGCGGTCCGTGGAGGCCGACGCGGGCACGCTGGCCCTCATCTCGGTGGTGCCTCCGCCCAGCAGCACGGGCTCGGTGATGCCGCTGGCCCCCGTGTCCGGCTCCCGCCAGGTGCGGCTGATGGGCGCGGTGCTGGTGCAGCTGGAGCAGCCCCCCGCCGCCCTCGCCGCGGGAGACCTGGATGGCGATGGCCGGGACGAGGTGGCGGTCCTCACCCACCGGGCCGTGTCCGTCTATGCGGCGGATGGGCGCCTGCTCGCGCGCCGCGACATCGAAGGCATTCCCCTGAGCTCCACGCCCCCGCGGGAGCCCTTCGGCGTGGTGGCCGTCCTGCCCCAGCCGCCCCGGCTGGCGGCCTGGTCCGCCCACTTCGCCCACGGGGAGGTGCTCGTGCTCGACAAGGCCCAGGGCGCGCTGCGTCCCATTGGCCCGCTGGACACCGCGCCCCTGGGCGCCAACGAGCGCGCCAGCTTCACGCCGGGCCGGACGACGTTCGCGCCGGAGGTCCGGGTGGGCGAGGGCCAGCTGCTCTCCGTCCCCGCCCCGTTCGTCAGCGCGAGCCTCGCCGCCTCCCAGCTGCTCTTCGTTCACCCGGATGGCGGCGGCTCGCTCTATCCCCGGGCCACCACCCCGCCCATCCGCATGCAGGGGCTGGGCGCCGGCAGCGCGCTGGGCGACCTGGATGGGGATGGGCGGCCCGAGCTGATCACCACCTCCCCGCTCCTCTTCCCCAACCCCGACTTCGTGCGCGTCCACGCGCTCACCGGGGATGACCCCACGGCCCACAGCCCGCTCTGGCAGAGCACCCTGCCGGTGGGCCGCGCGCTGCAGGTGGTGACGGCCGACCTGGACCTGGACCACCGGCGGGAAGTCCTCGTGGGCCTCTGGCTCCCGGATGGCACGGGCCAAGTCTTCCTCATGCGCCAGGGGGCGCCATGA
- a CDS encoding ABC transporter substrate-binding protein, with product MTLRHALAGLLVLGAAPTLAAGRVPYGGELRLAHTGPAPQGDPTLADTPVEATLLGLQSRPLCRLEANGTAHPAVARELSRPMAQTVRIALPSLGLANTLARAWTRFTGTDAPSPYRALLFAVNGEARQLSPRGAALELPLSFPWPDLERSLCHPALALPVTTGAPSLGPFASTTPGVFDARLGYPEGRPYLDRLLVTRTDERGLTRMWNARQVHVALGALPEAGAPVGAALHATYLAFSPRRVPADFRQAFESAIDRDDLIRLFVRAPAVPMPHLLPPALLAQAPRPRPGSPASGGTRTVTLLYDAGLEDQRAVAERIQVKLHERGYKVALEPLPRATLRSRWAKGDFDLMLHALLLPPLPGPALAVVLDAAGRKDLLGVELPLIGAIEDTSARDTRARERALALAPSVPLLPLYAQGLGLRVAPEVEGLEMDAQGLPLLEGAYLPPEPPAPPGGRK from the coding sequence ATGACACTCCGGCACGCTCTTGCAGGCCTTCTCGTCCTCGGCGCCGCCCCCACGCTCGCCGCGGGGCGCGTTCCCTATGGGGGCGAGCTGCGGCTGGCCCACACGGGCCCGGCCCCCCAGGGGGACCCCACGCTCGCGGACACCCCCGTGGAGGCCACGCTCCTGGGCCTCCAGTCCCGCCCGCTCTGCCGGCTGGAGGCGAACGGCACCGCCCACCCCGCCGTGGCGCGTGAGCTGTCCCGGCCCATGGCCCAGACGGTGCGCATCGCGCTGCCCTCGCTGGGCCTGGCCAACACCCTGGCCCGGGCGTGGACGCGCTTCACGGGCACCGACGCCCCGTCACCCTACCGCGCGCTGCTCTTCGCCGTGAACGGCGAGGCCCGGCAGCTCTCCCCCCGGGGCGCGGCCCTGGAGCTGCCCCTGTCCTTTCCCTGGCCAGACCTGGAGCGCTCGCTGTGCCACCCGGCCCTGGCCCTGCCCGTCACGACGGGGGCCCCGTCCCTGGGGCCCTTCGCCTCCACCACCCCGGGCGTCTTCGACGCGCGGCTCGGCTACCCCGAGGGCCGTCCCTATCTCGACCGCCTCCTGGTGACCCGGACGGATGAGCGGGGCCTCACGCGGATGTGGAATGCCCGGCAGGTCCACGTGGCGCTGGGGGCCTTGCCGGAAGCCGGTGCCCCCGTGGGGGCGGCGCTCCATGCCACCTACCTCGCCTTCTCGCCGCGCCGGGTGCCCGCGGACTTCCGGCAGGCTTTCGAGAGCGCCATCGACCGGGACGATTTGATTCGCCTCTTCGTGCGCGCCCCCGCGGTGCCCATGCCCCACCTGCTGCCGCCCGCCCTGCTGGCCCAGGCGCCCCGGCCACGCCCGGGCTCCCCCGCCTCGGGGGGCACGCGGACGGTGACGCTGCTCTACGACGCGGGCCTCGAGGACCAGCGCGCGGTGGCCGAGCGCATCCAGGTGAAGCTCCACGAGCGCGGCTACAAGGTCGCGCTGGAGCCCCTGCCCCGCGCCACCCTGCGCTCCCGCTGGGCCAAGGGGGACTTCGACCTGATGCTGCACGCGCTGCTGTTGCCGCCGCTGCCGGGCCCCGCGCTGGCGGTGGTGCTGGACGCGGCCGGCCGGAAGGACCTGCTGGGCGTGGAGCTGCCCCTCATTGGCGCCATCGAGGACACCTCCGCGAGGGATACCCGGGCCCGGGAGCGGGCGCTCGCCCTGGCCCCCTCCGTGCCCCTGCTACCTTTATATGCGCAGGGCCTCGGCCTGCGCGTGGCCCCCGAAGTCGAGGGCCTGGAGATGGATGCCCAGGGGCTGCCCCTGCTCGAAGGGGCCTACCTGCCACCAGAGCCCCCGGCCCCCCCCGGCGGCCGGAAGTGA
- a CDS encoding ATP-binding protein: MRLRTRLALAFAVLALVPLAVVVPLTMSRLRTTLSRELDARMQGATTSAQEGLERSAERARRAVEELVESTAMEDLAREARERPTQAIQAGTAEGLMKSRSLTVLSLFDRQGTTLSSGHLPARRGDPDPALFAVTQQKSPKPVPVRVSVRGDSGLREMPALVTARPVDYGDSRLWAVGGVLLDEGLAQHLARLTQAEVSLLSQGTVVARAGSATAPTVERVLPLGDVAAVHLVFSHAAAHEAERGVINAFLLMAALGLGFSVLLGLLVARRITRPVEALTEGARRVAEGSREVQVTAEAGGEVGELVRAFNHMTSELLTTTEQLMASERIAAWQEVARRLAHEIKNPLTPIQMSLETLLAAQSAQDARFPALFRESAGVVLEEVDRLRRIVDEFSRFARLPKPQMAPVDLGELVQSILSLYATPPPGITLLPTLQTGVVVQADRDQLTQVLVNLVKNAEEALAERGGSVRVRVKGTQTDALVEVEDTGPGIPPEHRSRIFEPYFTTKQGGTGLGLAIAARILQEHGGKLEVGGEPGEGARFSLVLPRQE, translated from the coding sequence ATGCGCCTGAGAACCCGGCTCGCGCTGGCCTTCGCCGTGCTGGCGCTGGTGCCGCTGGCGGTGGTGGTGCCCCTCACCATGAGCCGCCTGCGCACCACGCTCTCGCGCGAGCTGGACGCGCGCATGCAAGGGGCCACCACCTCCGCCCAGGAAGGGCTGGAGCGCTCCGCCGAGCGGGCCCGCCGCGCCGTGGAGGAGCTGGTGGAGAGCACCGCCATGGAGGACCTGGCCCGCGAGGCCCGCGAGCGCCCCACCCAGGCCATCCAGGCGGGGACCGCCGAGGGGCTGATGAAGAGCCGGAGCCTCACGGTGCTCAGCCTCTTCGACCGGCAGGGCACCACGCTGTCCTCGGGCCACCTGCCCGCGCGGCGGGGAGACCCCGACCCGGCCCTCTTCGCCGTCACCCAGCAGAAGTCCCCCAAGCCCGTCCCCGTGCGCGTGAGCGTGCGTGGGGACAGCGGCCTCCGGGAGATGCCCGCGCTCGTCACCGCCCGCCCGGTGGACTACGGCGACTCACGGCTGTGGGCCGTGGGCGGCGTGCTGCTGGACGAGGGGCTCGCCCAGCACCTGGCCCGGCTCACCCAGGCCGAGGTGTCCCTGCTCTCGCAGGGCACCGTGGTGGCCCGGGCCGGCAGCGCCACGGCGCCCACGGTGGAGCGCGTGCTCCCGCTGGGAGACGTGGCCGCGGTGCACCTCGTCTTCAGCCACGCGGCGGCGCATGAGGCCGAGCGGGGCGTCATCAACGCCTTCCTCCTCATGGCCGCGCTGGGGCTGGGCTTCTCGGTGCTGCTGGGGCTGCTCGTGGCCCGCCGCATCACCCGGCCGGTGGAGGCGCTCACGGAGGGCGCCCGCCGCGTGGCCGAGGGCTCGCGCGAGGTGCAGGTGACGGCCGAGGCCGGCGGCGAGGTGGGCGAGCTGGTGCGCGCCTTCAACCACATGACGTCCGAGCTGCTCACCACCACCGAGCAGCTCATGGCCAGCGAGCGCATCGCCGCGTGGCAGGAGGTGGCGCGGCGGCTGGCCCACGAAATCAAGAACCCCCTCACCCCCATCCAGATGTCGCTGGAGACGCTGCTCGCCGCCCAGAGCGCCCAGGACGCGCGCTTCCCGGCGCTCTTCCGCGAGAGCGCGGGGGTGGTGCTGGAGGAGGTGGACCGGCTGCGCCGCATCGTCGACGAGTTCAGCCGCTTCGCCCGGCTGCCCAAGCCGCAGATGGCGCCGGTGGACCTGGGCGAGCTGGTCCAGAGCATCCTGTCGCTCTACGCCACCCCGCCCCCGGGCATCACCCTGCTGCCCACGCTGCAGACGGGGGTGGTGGTGCAGGCGGACCGGGATCAGCTCACGCAGGTGCTCGTCAACCTGGTGAAGAACGCGGAGGAGGCCCTGGCGGAGCGGGGCGGCTCGGTGCGCGTGCGCGTGAAGGGCACGCAGACCGACGCCCTCGTGGAGGTGGAGGACACCGGGCCGGGCATTCCGCCGGAGCACCGCAGCCGCATCTTCGAGCCCTACTTCACCACCAAGCAGGGGGGCACCGGGCTGGGGCTGGCCATCGCCGCCCGGATTCTCCAGGAGCACGGCGGCAAGCTGGAGGTGGGCGGCGAGCCCGGCGAAGGGGCCCGCTTCAGCCTCGTGCTCCCCCGCCAGGAGTGA